A stretch of DNA from Cohaesibacter gelatinilyticus:
ATCAATCTTGCCTTTCTATCAAGCCTATGCTTGACTTAATTTCCTACCAAGTTCAAGGGGAAGAACCCTTACTTTTGCCCAAAATTAGAAAATATATTCTCAATAGTTTCATCTAGGAATTCCTTTTTGAAGTGATAAAAATAGGCAAAAGATAAATAATTTCAAATATATAGATTTGAATAAAAGTTGGATATTGTAATTGCGCTTAAATTTGGTTACACTTGCAACAAATTTAAGCGCAGGTTCGTAAAACTCTTTGGACAAAATCGGACCTTCGAGATTTCATGGGAGGAAAAGATGAAATCGATTTTGAAGAAAAGCGGTATTGCTTTTGTCGCTGCAAGTGGTCTTCTGGCTCTACAGGCAGGTACTGCCTTGGCTGAAACCAAACTGGTCATGTCTTCCTGGTTGCCTCCAAAGCATCCGATTGTTGCCAAAGTCATGAAGCCTTGGGCCAAGGAAGTCGGCAAGGTAACCGATGGTCGCGTCAAGATCCGTGTATTGGCCAAGCCACTTGGCCCTCCTCCTGCGCATTTCGATATGGCTGTTGATGGGGTGGCAGACATTACTTATGGCCTGCATTCCTTTACCAAGGATGATCGCTTCCTGCGGTCCCGCATTGGCCAGTTCTCGTTTTTGGGTGACAATGCGACGTCCACGTCCAAAGCATATTGGAATGTCTATGGTGGCGATCTGAAAGCTCAAGATGAGCATAAGGGTGTGAAACTGCTGGGCCTTTTCGTCCATGGTCCTGGCATGTTCCATAACAATCAGCGTGAGATCACCAAGGTTGAAGATTTCAAAGGTCTGAAGATCCGCACACCAGGTGGTTATATTGCTGATCTGGCTGGCGATCTGGGCATCACAACCCAGTTCATGGGGCCAGGTCAAGTCTTCGAGAAACTTTCTCGCGGTGTGATTGATGGCGTGACCTTTCCGGTAGAAGCAATCAAAGCCTTCAAGCTGACCAAGCATCTGACCAACTCCATGGAAATTCCTGGTGGCATCTACAACACCAGCTGGTTCCTGGTGATGAATGACAAGAAATGGGATGCCATTTCCGATGCCGACAAGAAAGCCATCATGGCAATTTCTGGTGAGTCCTTTGCCGAACGTGCGGGCAAGGCGTGGGATGCCTCTGATGCCTCCGGTGCCGAACATGTTGCCAAGAGCGATATCAAAGTCAGCCAGGCTCCAGACGCTGTGGTTTCAGCTATCAAGGAACTTGCTTCCGGTTATGAGGCCAAATGGTCTGAAGCTCTGAAAGCACAAGGTTTCGATGGCAAAGCCGCTCTTGAAGCCATGCGCAGCCAGGCTGCCAAGTAAGGCGACCTCTCATGTCAAAAGACCTCTATGGTTTTCCGGACCGGCCCATCAAGGGCTGGTCCAATCTCTCCAGATGGCTGGGAACCTGCGCCATTCTGCTGTTGACTGGCCTGACGATGTTGACGTCGGTCGATGTGGTGGCGCGTTACTGGTTCAATTCTCCAGTCAATGGTGCGTTTGAACTGACCCAGTTGATGTTGGCGGCTTTGATATTTGTTGCACTGCCACTCACAACTGCAGCACGCCAACATATCGAAGTCGATTTGCTGGCCAATATGCTGGGCGATTGGGCGGATAAGGCAACAGTCCTTTTTGCAGGTCTTGCCTCAATGCTGGTGCTTCTGGCACTTAGCTGGCGTCTGGCGCACCACACCCTGAAATTGGCAGAAGACGGAGCCGTGACCAATTCTCTGGAATTGCCTCTGTTTCCGGTCGGTATCATCGCCAGCCTGTCCTGTCTGGTAAGTGCAGCTTTGGTCCTTGCCATTTCTCTCAATGCCATGAAAAAAGGCTGATCTTTCATGTTTGAATCCCTCATTGGCTTTGCGGTTCTGCTGGGCATGATTTTTCTGCGCGTGCCAATTGCCTTCGCCATGATCCTGGTTGGAGTGGTTGGTTTTGCCCTGATGCGTGACTGGGGAGCAGCCTGGTCCATGTTGGGAAATATCGCCTTTGATACCGGCCTTTCCTACACTTTGTCCGTGATTCCGCTTTTCATCCTGATGGGCAACCTGTTGACCATCTCTGGGGTCAGTCACGGTCTCTATGCCGCAGCCAATCATCTGCTTGGTCGTTATCGCGGTGGGCTGGCCATGGCGTCTGTGGTGGCTTGTGGTGGCTTTTCCGCGGTTTGTGGCTCCTCTCTTGCAACCGCAGCCACCATGTCCAAAGTTGCCATGCCGTCCATGCGCAAATATGGCTATGCGGACAGCTTGGCAACAGGTTCCATTGCCGCTGGTGGGACGCTCGGCATTCTCATTCCACCGTCTGTAGTCATGATCATCTATGGTCTTTTGACAGAGTCTGATATCGGCAAACTCTTTATTGCCGGGGTGATACCGGGCTTACTCGGTGTGATCTTTTATGTTGGCGCAATCGTTGTTGCGACACGCCTGAACCCTGATCTTGCCCCCAAATCTGAAGGTACGGAGCTTTTTTCTCAGAAAGAACGTGTGGGTGTCATTGCGATCACTGGCTTGTTCGTTCTGATCATGGTTGGCATTTATGGTGGCTTCTTCACTCCCACAGAAGCTGCTGCTGTTGGCGCATTTGCTGCATTCCTGATTGCCCTCTATATGGGCGCGGTGAACAAGGAAAGTCTGCGTGATGCATCCATCGAAAGTGCACGTTCAACTGCCATGATCTTTGCCATCATCATTGGTGCGGAAGTCTTCTCCAACTTCATCAACTTTGCGGGTCTGCCGGATGCATTGGCCGAATGGGTTGGCGATATGGAAGTCAACGCGTATGTGGTGATGCTCGGCATCGTGCTGATCTATATCGTGTTGGGTTGCGTACTTGAGAGCCTCTCCATGATTTTGCTTACAGTGCCGGTTTTCTATCCTCTGATCACCGAGCTGGATTTTGGTCTGGAAATTTTGGAAGACCCGGAGCTGGTGCTGATCTGGTTTGCTGTGATTGTTGTTGTGGTTACCGAGATCAGTCTTATCTCACCGCCGGTTGGCATGAATGTTTTCGTGCTGCGCAATGTCCTGCCTGACGTGGAACTGGGTACGATCTTCAAAGGGGTTCTACCTTTTTGGCTGGCAGATATTGCACGCCTGATCCTGTTGATCGCGGTGCCCTATTTCTCGCTTTGGCTTGTTGTGCAAATGAGCTAGAGCATATTCCCGAAAAGTGTGCGCGGTTTTCGGGAACATGCTTGGAAACAAGGCGCAAGCTAGCGTGCCAAAGAGACAAATAAAAAGGCCGGATCATCGATCCGGCCTTTTTGTATCTATTATATCGCTATTGTTTTACAGCACACTGGCAATGGCAGCCGCCAACTCATCCAGCCCGTCATCAGGAAGGCCAGCCACATTGATGCGGCTATCGCCGACCATATAGATGGCATGTTGCTCGCGCAGCTGATCGACCTGAGCGGCGGTGAGGCCGAGACGTGAAAACATACCGCGATGTTCGGCGACAAAGTCAAAGCGCTCGCTATTGGTTTTCTGACGCAAGGCATCCGCCAGGCCGGTGCGCAAGGTCAGCATGCGAAGGCGCATGGATTCCAGTTCAGTCTGCCATTCACCGCGCAGCTCATCGCTCTCCAGAATGGTGCGAACAACTGCGGCACCATGGTTTGGTGGCATGGAATAGCTCTTGCGGGCAACGAGCGCCAACTGGCTGATAGCCTTGTCAGCTTCATCGCCATTGCGACCCATCAGGATGGCTGCGCCAACACGGTCGCAATAAACGGCAAAATTCTTCGAACAGCTAAGGGCCACGACCATTTCCGGCACGACGCCAGCTAGGTGGCGTAGTCCTGCAGCGTCTGCTTCCAGGCCATCACCAAAGCCCTGATAGGCAATATCGATGAAAGGCAGCAGATTGCGTTCAACCAAAATCTCGCCAACGATCTTCCATTCATCGATGGTTAGATTGGCGCCGGTCGGGTTGTGGCAGCAGCCATGCAGCAACACGATATCCTGCTCAGGAATGGCCTTCAAAGCCTCTGCCATATCATCGAAGCGAACCTGCCCGGTCTCGGCATTGAAATAAGGATAGGTCTTGATGGTCAGGCCAGCAGTACCAAAGATCGGCATATGGTTTGGCCAGGTCGGATCCGGCACCCAGATGGTTGCCCCTTCTTTGGCACCAGCCAGCATTTCGGCAATGATGCGCAAGGCGCCTGAACCACCAGGGGCTTGCTGAGTGCGAATGCGGCTCTTGTCATAATCATTGCCCAGTGCAAGGCGCGTGATTGCATCATTGAAACCGACATCACCGGCCAGACCGACATAGGTCTTGGAAGCCTGATGGGAGATCTGCCAGTTCTCAGCCTTGCCAATCGATGTCATGATAGGCGTCTGACCTTGGCTGTCCTTATAGACACCGACACCAAGATCGATTTTGTTAGCGCGTTCGTCGGCGCGATACAGACCCATAAGGGCCAAGATCTTATCGCCTTCGGCCTTTTGCATTTGCTCAAACATGCCTAGTTCCTCTTCCCGGCAAGATGCCTCAATAGATCGGGCACCATCTGTTTTCCTATTATGATCACTTGCCCGGCAAAGTCATCACAAAGAGCAAAGAAGGGCATGCCTTTCCAAGAAAAAAGGGCTCCTCGGCAATTGAGGAGCCCTTTCAA
This window harbors:
- a CDS encoding TRAP transporter substrate-binding protein, which gives rise to MKSILKKSGIAFVAASGLLALQAGTALAETKLVMSSWLPPKHPIVAKVMKPWAKEVGKVTDGRVKIRVLAKPLGPPPAHFDMAVDGVADITYGLHSFTKDDRFLRSRIGQFSFLGDNATSTSKAYWNVYGGDLKAQDEHKGVKLLGLFVHGPGMFHNNQREITKVEDFKGLKIRTPGGYIADLAGDLGITTQFMGPGQVFEKLSRGVIDGVTFPVEAIKAFKLTKHLTNSMEIPGGIYNTSWFLVMNDKKWDAISDADKKAIMAISGESFAERAGKAWDASDASGAEHVAKSDIKVSQAPDAVVSAIKELASGYEAKWSEALKAQGFDGKAALEAMRSQAAK
- a CDS encoding TRAP transporter small permease, with product MSKDLYGFPDRPIKGWSNLSRWLGTCAILLLTGLTMLTSVDVVARYWFNSPVNGAFELTQLMLAALIFVALPLTTAARQHIEVDLLANMLGDWADKATVLFAGLASMLVLLALSWRLAHHTLKLAEDGAVTNSLELPLFPVGIIASLSCLVSAALVLAISLNAMKKG
- a CDS encoding TRAP transporter large permease gives rise to the protein MFESLIGFAVLLGMIFLRVPIAFAMILVGVVGFALMRDWGAAWSMLGNIAFDTGLSYTLSVIPLFILMGNLLTISGVSHGLYAAANHLLGRYRGGLAMASVVACGGFSAVCGSSLATAATMSKVAMPSMRKYGYADSLATGSIAAGGTLGILIPPSVVMIIYGLLTESDIGKLFIAGVIPGLLGVIFYVGAIVVATRLNPDLAPKSEGTELFSQKERVGVIAITGLFVLIMVGIYGGFFTPTEAAAVGAFAAFLIALYMGAVNKESLRDASIESARSTAMIFAIIIGAEVFSNFINFAGLPDALAEWVGDMEVNAYVVMLGIVLIYIVLGCVLESLSMILLTVPVFYPLITELDFGLEILEDPELVLIWFAVIVVVVTEISLISPPVGMNVFVLRNVLPDVELGTIFKGVLPFWLADIARLILLIAVPYFSLWLVVQMS
- a CDS encoding aromatic amino acid transaminase, with protein sequence MFEQMQKAEGDKILALMGLYRADERANKIDLGVGVYKDSQGQTPIMTSIGKAENWQISHQASKTYVGLAGDVGFNDAITRLALGNDYDKSRIRTQQAPGGSGALRIIAEMLAGAKEGATIWVPDPTWPNHMPIFGTAGLTIKTYPYFNAETGQVRFDDMAEALKAIPEQDIVLLHGCCHNPTGANLTIDEWKIVGEILVERNLLPFIDIAYQGFGDGLEADAAGLRHLAGVVPEMVVALSCSKNFAVYCDRVGAAILMGRNGDEADKAISQLALVARKSYSMPPNHGAAVVRTILESDELRGEWQTELESMRLRMLTLRTGLADALRQKTNSERFDFVAEHRGMFSRLGLTAAQVDQLREQHAIYMVGDSRINVAGLPDDGLDELAAAIASVL